One stretch of Roseovarius mucosus DNA includes these proteins:
- a CDS encoding alpha/beta hydrolase produces the protein MTRVLQAGRKAPLSGETRSAVVFLHGYGANGADLLGLADPLAEHLPDTLFVAPDAPESIPGMPFGLQWFPIPWIDGSSEEEAHRGLMTASADLNAFLDALMVDEDLLPEQVVLFGFSQGSMMALHVAPRREEALAGVVAFSGRLLSPDLLEDETQSRPPVLLVHGDADEVVTVQSLPQAAEALQGAGWQDVYAHIMKGTGHGIAPDGLSVALAFMRDKLGL, from the coding sequence ATGACACGGGTATTGCAAGCAGGCCGCAAGGCGCCTCTTTCGGGTGAGACACGTTCGGCTGTCGTCTTTCTGCATGGATACGGGGCCAATGGCGCGGATTTGCTGGGGCTGGCAGACCCGTTGGCGGAACACTTGCCAGATACGCTCTTTGTCGCGCCCGATGCGCCGGAGAGCATTCCGGGGATGCCCTTTGGTCTGCAATGGTTTCCTATCCCGTGGATCGACGGATCAAGCGAGGAAGAAGCGCACCGGGGCTTGATGACGGCCTCGGCGGATTTGAATGCCTTTCTTGATGCGCTGATGGTGGATGAGGATCTTTTGCCTGAACAGGTGGTGCTCTTTGGCTTTTCCCAAGGGTCAATGATGGCGTTGCATGTGGCACCCCGGCGCGAAGAAGCACTGGCTGGCGTCGTGGCCTTTTCCGGGCGGCTTCTTTCGCCGGACTTGTTGGAAGATGAGACGCAGAGCCGCCCGCCCGTTCTGCTGGTGCATGGCGATGCCGATGAGGTGGTGACGGTACAGTCGCTGCCGCAGGCGGCGGAGGCCTTGCAGGGGGCAGGCTGGCAGGATGTCTATGCCCATATCATGAAGGGTACAGGCCACGGAATTGCCCCTGACGGGCTGTCAGTGGCCCTGGCCTTTATGCGCGACAAACTTGGCCTCTGA